From a region of the Zingiber officinale cultivar Zhangliang chromosome 4B, Zo_v1.1, whole genome shotgun sequence genome:
- the LOC121977245 gene encoding protein MKS1-like — MDLPVRKSSELPAPLKVCKDSHTIVKKPRPANAPRRQARSLPVVIYIASPKVVHATPAEFRSVVQRLTGLSAFSSSNYSSVSRAGSGSQAFGPADCLATLRKAAAKPSTSEEVRTQTAGGGSATLSPPAISPALLHENSSFFFESASNNNLFSSEVAPSPAASYWEHLDLNQYQA; from the coding sequence atggaTTTGCCGGTGAGGAAATCGTCGGAGCTACCGGCGCCTCTGAAGGTTTGCAAAGACTCCCACACGATCGTCAAGAAACCCCGGCCGGCGAACGCGCCAAGGCGGCAGGCCCGCAGTCTACCTGTCGTAATCTACATCGCCTCGCCCAAGGTCGTCCACGCCACACCGGCCGAGTTCAGGTCGGTGGTGCAACGCCTCACCGGCCTCTCCGCCTTCTCTTCTTCCAATTATTCTTCCGTTTCCAGGGCCGGCAGTGGCAGCCAAGCCTTCGGCCCCGCCGATTGTTTGGCTACGCTCAGGAAGGCGGCGGCCAAGCCTTCCACGTCAGAGGAAGTACGGACTCAAACTGCAGGCGGCGGAAGTGCGACGTTGTCACCGCCGGCGATTTCGCCGGCGTTGTTGCATGAAAACAGCAGCTTCTTCTTTGAGAGTGCAAGTAATAATAATTTGTTCTCGAGTGAAGTCGCGCCGTCTCCGGCGGCTAGTTACTGGGAGCATCTGGATCTTAACCAGTACCAAGCATAa